Proteins from a genomic interval of Musa acuminata AAA Group cultivar baxijiao chromosome BXJ1-9, Cavendish_Baxijiao_AAA, whole genome shotgun sequence:
- the LOC108951893 gene encoding uncharacterized protein LOC108951893 isoform X1, with protein MFSIRRGKRGKENTLNKARYFLTSANDCCWAFSFSTMAVGTEGRKRKRKVERPGADDRLRPHMPVKKAIELVKNSLSAPMELPTSLYVEANDPDFPRGGGVVPSPNEEAEARMEAEDVYERGKKDSRKKAKTGKKGSKRPPADIEDDLSSFFGNDVRFDPECPLRELKISASEERLLKDDIPRTEDEIEKLVRVS; from the exons ATGTTCAGCATAAGACGAGGAAAGAGGGGCAAAGAAAATACCTTAAACAAAGCAAGGTATTTTCTGACATCGGCCAATGATTGCTGTTGGGCTTTCAGCTTCTCCACGATGGCTGTTGGCACTGagggaaggaagaggaagaggaaggtcgAGCGACCGGGTGCTGATGACCGACTCAGGCCTCACATGCCAGTCAAGAAGGCGATAGAATTGGTAAAGAACAGCCTTTCCGCTCCCATGGAATTGCCTACCTCCCTTTACGTCGAAGCCAATGACCCCGATTTCCCCAGAG gtggAGGGGTCGTTCCGAGTCCGAATGAGGAGGCAGAGGCTCGGATGGAAGCGGAAGACGTGTATGAAAGGGGGAAGAAGGATTCGAGGAAGAAGGCCAAGACGGGGAAGAAGGGGTCGAAGAGACCGCCAGCGGATATTGAGGATGATTTGAGTTCTTTTTTCGGCAATGATGTTAGGTTTGATCCCGAGTGCCCTTTAAG GGAGCTCAAAATTAGTGCTTCTGAAGAGAGGCTACTGAAGGATGACATTCCAAGAACAGaagatgaaattgagaaattggtTAGGGTCTCCTAA
- the LOC108951893 gene encoding uncharacterized protein LOC108951893 isoform X2 codes for MFSIRRGKRGKENTLNKARYFLTSANDCCWAFSFSTMAVGTEGRKRKRKVERPGADDRLRPHMPVKKAIELVKNSLSAPMELPTSLYVEANDPDFPRGGGVVPSPNEEAEARMEAEDVYERGKKDSRKKAKTGKKGSKRPPADIEDDLSSFFGNDVRFDPECPLRLM; via the exons ATGTTCAGCATAAGACGAGGAAAGAGGGGCAAAGAAAATACCTTAAACAAAGCAAGGTATTTTCTGACATCGGCCAATGATTGCTGTTGGGCTTTCAGCTTCTCCACGATGGCTGTTGGCACTGagggaaggaagaggaagaggaaggtcgAGCGACCGGGTGCTGATGACCGACTCAGGCCTCACATGCCAGTCAAGAAGGCGATAGAATTGGTAAAGAACAGCCTTTCCGCTCCCATGGAATTGCCTACCTCCCTTTACGTCGAAGCCAATGACCCCGATTTCCCCAGAG gtggAGGGGTCGTTCCGAGTCCGAATGAGGAGGCAGAGGCTCGGATGGAAGCGGAAGACGTGTATGAAAGGGGGAAGAAGGATTCGAGGAAGAAGGCCAAGACGGGGAAGAAGGGGTCGAAGAGACCGCCAGCGGATATTGAGGATGATTTGAGTTCTTTTTTCGGCAATGATGTTAGGTTTGATCCCGAGTGCCCTTTAAG ATTGATGTAG